In Methanosarcinales archaeon, the following proteins share a genomic window:
- a CDS encoding pentapeptide repeat-containing protein — protein sequence MKQRLGILGPLVLVIIGLFLLFNNIGMLPLGFWGTVWRFWPVILILIGLDILATHSESRKTYILFILLGTVIVIGVIAIALTWQAAPRAEARSGQDLNGAQSMNRIFIDLSNANFSGAHLEGSRLIFADMSNANLEGASLNGALLVFVDLSNANLNNMDVEDARFIFVDMSNAELEGTDMHRADLIFTLG from the coding sequence ATGAAACAGCGATTGGGGATATTGGGTCCTTTAGTCCTTGTTATAATTGGTTTATTTCTGTTGTTTAACAATATTGGAATGCTTCCCTTAGGATTTTGGGGTACAGTCTGGCGTTTCTGGCCTGTTATCCTTATTCTTATTGGTCTTGATATTCTGGCAACTCATAGTGAATCAAGAAAGACATATATTCTCTTTATACTGCTGGGGACTGTTATCGTTATTGGGGTTATTGCAATTGCATTGACCTGGCAGGCTGCACCCCGGGCAGAGGCCCGAAGTGGCCAGGACTTGAACGGTGCACAAAGTATGAACCGGATATTCATTGATTTGAGTAATGCTAATTTCAGTGGTGCCCATTTGGAGGGATCAAGATTGATTTTTGCAGATATGAGTAATGCAAACCTGGAAGGTGCTAGCTTAAACGGAGCCCTCCTGGTATTTGTTGACCTGAGTAATGCCAATCTTAACAATATGGATGTTGAGGATGCCAGGTTCATTTTTGTGGACATGAGCAATGCCGAACTTGAGGGTACTGACATGCATAGAGCTGATCTGATCTTTACTCTTGGTTAG
- a CDS encoding PspC domain-containing protein → MPKNERLVKSKTDHVIWGVCGGIAEYFKVDPVIVRLAFVVLVLIDGVGILLYIILAIIMPEAEQADLPQKDIIEKNIEGMTEQVKGAIESREDESPAKKKNENTTWLGVILILLGAYFLLNSFHLLNWVRSDLFLALLLILIGIGLLFKRAVR, encoded by the coding sequence ATGCCCAAAAATGAGCGGTTGGTCAAGAGTAAGACCGACCATGTGATATGGGGAGTATGTGGAGGTATTGCAGAGTATTTCAAGGTAGATCCGGTGATCGTGAGACTGGCATTTGTAGTGCTTGTTCTAATTGATGGTGTTGGTATCTTGTTATATATTATTTTGGCCATCATAATGCCTGAAGCAGAGCAGGCAGACCTGCCGCAAAAAGACATAATTGAAAAGAATATAGAAGGGATGACCGAGCAGGTGAAAGGTGCCATCGAGAGCAGGGAGGATGAATCACCTGCCAAAAAAAAAAATGAAAATACTACATGGCTGGGTGTCATCCTGATTTTACTTGGTGCTTATTTCCTGCTTAATAGTTTTCACCTTTTAAACTGGGTGCGTTCTGATCTATTCCTGGCCTTGTTATTAATATTGATAGGGATAGGACTGCTCTTTAAACGCGCGGTGAGATGA
- a CDS encoding MgtC/SapB family protein, producing the protein MYDILTLIVYTVNQWLAFIDPVTYDFFEKFGLAALIGILIGIERERKSIRGDIFAGARTFTIASILGMVSTYIAIHQNAFSILYLTMIFLIIISTVMIYVKNVVYRQVGTTGGIALFFVFLMGVLVAYDYYLFATMGAVAVTFLLLEKTTFRTFATNLNQDEVTNAVQFLIIIFILFPMTPNIVILDIINLRYALGIVVIVSAISFISFLLMKTAGPMRGIPISGLIGGLVNSEATTGALASLARKKETYISVCYQGIVLSNATMLIRNLVIAFIVDPSGNVLIMMIPPQLFLTTVNLGLAVKEKRTDQENLETLEIESPFALKPAFKFGFGFVVLIILANYLNLNFGSVGVFSLALGGLVSSAAVTASIGALAFKGSITPATAALVAILASVISTSNKIILVRYSGSEKLNKKVQKSFLVLIIAGATAFIIWAAAISLL; encoded by the coding sequence ATGTACGATATATTAACACTGATCGTTTATACAGTCAATCAATGGTTAGCATTTATCGATCCGGTAACCTATGATTTTTTTGAAAAGTTCGGACTTGCTGCATTGATAGGCATACTTATAGGTATAGAAAGGGAACGCAAATCAATACGTGGAGATATTTTTGCAGGGGCCAGGACTTTTACTATAGCTTCGATTTTGGGGATGGTAAGCACATATATTGCCATACATCAGAATGCATTTTCCATATTGTATCTTACCATGATATTCCTGATTATCATCTCTACTGTCATGATCTATGTAAAAAATGTAGTCTACCGGCAGGTAGGAACTACCGGTGGGATTGCCTTATTCTTTGTTTTTCTAATGGGAGTGCTGGTTGCCTATGATTATTATTTATTTGCAACCATGGGTGCAGTAGCTGTTACATTCTTGTTGTTGGAAAAAACCACTTTCAGAACATTTGCCACAAACCTGAATCAGGATGAAGTAACAAATGCGGTCCAATTCTTGATAATAATATTCATACTATTCCCTATGACCCCGAATATTGTTATCCTGGATATAATAAATCTGAGGTATGCACTGGGTATTGTTGTGATCGTTTCTGCCATCAGTTTTATAAGTTTCCTGCTTATGAAGACGGCAGGACCGATGCGTGGTATACCCATATCAGGTCTAATAGGTGGTTTAGTAAACAGCGAAGCTACAACAGGCGCCCTGGCGTCTCTTGCCAGGAAAAAAGAGACCTATATCAGTGTCTGTTATCAGGGTATTGTATTATCAAATGCAACTATGCTCATCAGAAACCTGGTAATAGCTTTTATAGTTGATCCATCAGGAAATGTTTTGATCATGATGATCCCACCCCAGTTATTTCTTACTACTGTTAACCTGGGGTTAGCTGTTAAGGAAAAAAGAACAGACCAGGAGAACCTTGAAACCCTTGAGATCGAATCACCATTTGCTTTAAAACCTGCCTTCAAATTCGGGTTTGGGTTCGTAGTGCTGATCATTCTGGCCAACTACCTAAATCTTAATTTCGGATCGGTTGGGGTATTTTCTTTGGCATTGGGTGGATTGGTCAGTTCTGCAGCAGTTACGGCATCAATAGGTGCTCTGGCCTTTAAGGGTTCTATAACCCCGGCAACAGCAGCACTTGTGGCGATATTGGCAAGTGTGATCAGTACATCCAACAAGATTATTTTAGTGAGATATTCTGGTTCAGAGAAACTGAACAAAAAGGTACAAAAAAGTTTCTTGGTATTGATTATTGCGGGAGCAACAGCATTTATAATATGGGCAGCAGCTATCTCTTTATTATGA